In Duganella zoogloeoides, a single genomic region encodes these proteins:
- a CDS encoding TonB-dependent receptor produces the protein MTTTDYGTRRKPLSYAISIALASFVASGYAAAQETAPAQGTEAAAAADGEIKKVVVQGTRASQQSSIERKKNAATAMDSIVAEDVGSFPDRNIGEAISRISGVALDRGDFGEGVSVAIRGNSADLTRVEIDGQGVQSAGGTDMNGGGSGRGTEFRSLSADLIKSVDVVKGSTADMTEGSLGGGIIIKTRTSLDFKEPFVSLRVAGSQSSINKDWTPDANLIATKKFFDNRLGVMVNASTSRVVNESHSSQVATSADQGYARAIDFDNSPNKTFSYQPGTLSRTDVSVNQPLLQSTLAAGGLFNSATPMEILTKSAAAQTKAECYAAFPNLSTAQRNALIGGNNLTNAINARSNELISCLNQWNDYSPSLVRFIQKRQEDKRKNIDLRFDFKVDNNLSVYGKVNYSKREVDDTFMTYGLGGLNVNPAVTNSPTYNGLAFTDTVTNGNGVRRPVAGSGYYLYNNPSYVSGAYPYQGAVANVDPSSVVVDANHHVTQMRISDANVNTDQIFNAMETSTRYLQAGGTYRNGGFAAEFFVGDSKSDWRRGDKRTNWSYNYGPAVMKVLPNGLWTYEAVPGSTFNQADPTIYAGVRPATVGTAAVPAGPNVPVAIPAYTANQIPLTTQSPQITYSPKMAETAEKTAKADFSYALGEAVPFFSRIKAGFNLRTTSGDSWGAGGNTVQSQVGEFGKAGYVPAVIIPSANVRSFFTGCTDTPGSLGAGGRPCQTGYVANTNPAAANSGTTYMSQQQFLDIITQSMKAPNSTFFNGMPDRPAGIINGWNQIDVEKVFQLVGSPNVNFDCVKECKANDGNVYAQPVNTFKEKVTSGYLMTDFSMSEIPFTNWSLPFGMELDGNFGYRMVRTKITATGNMGFTSIYTVPGVYNPLRPNDAGGTITATTRKPTTFHAKTTDYLPVLNLSMWLVPDQVVVRYNRAKTVARPPVNALLPVGDCTYDQRRTGIDGNTELNQTCGSVIGNPALRAQTNKNQNLALEWYPNSDTNLSLAGFRQVGIVGANTVVGRSDVRIFDGTGIVDPQTGQPVDNIDFDYRTYENGPNIIRKGVEVGGKTAFTFLPWMLRYTGFDFNYTKLKSSNTTARIVDLLTGEELPPMGESKYTYNAALWYDDGKFSARITLQAVGQKFTCIAACGKNTVNNYPNEGGGRTTFAPYNPGSPNFKDATRYVDAKISYRINKNLEIFAEGRNLNLSSTTNSQAHYAAFADGTPSILDTAYAGRRIMVGLNLRN, from the coding sequence ATGACGACCACCGATTACGGCACCCGCCGTAAGCCGCTCAGCTACGCCATTTCCATCGCACTCGCGTCCTTCGTTGCCAGCGGTTACGCCGCTGCGCAAGAGACCGCGCCTGCACAAGGCACCGAAGCCGCTGCCGCTGCCGATGGCGAGATCAAGAAGGTCGTGGTGCAAGGCACGCGCGCTTCGCAGCAGTCGAGCATCGAGCGCAAGAAGAACGCCGCCACCGCGATGGACTCCATCGTTGCGGAAGACGTGGGCTCGTTCCCGGACCGTAACATCGGCGAGGCGATTTCGCGCATCTCCGGCGTGGCGCTCGACCGTGGCGATTTCGGTGAAGGCGTCAGCGTGGCCATTCGCGGCAACTCGGCCGACCTCACCCGCGTCGAGATCGACGGCCAGGGCGTGCAATCGGCAGGTGGTACCGACATGAACGGGGGCGGCAGCGGCCGCGGCACCGAGTTCCGCTCGCTGTCCGCCGACCTGATCAAGAGCGTTGACGTGGTCAAGGGTTCTACTGCCGACATGACCGAAGGCTCGCTCGGCGGCGGCATCATCATCAAGACCCGCACCAGCCTGGACTTCAAGGAGCCGTTCGTGTCGTTGCGCGTGGCCGGCTCGCAAAGCTCGATCAACAAGGACTGGACGCCCGATGCCAACCTGATCGCCACCAAGAAATTCTTCGACAACCGCCTCGGTGTGATGGTCAACGCCAGTACCTCGCGCGTGGTCAACGAGTCGCACTCGTCACAGGTGGCGACATCGGCTGATCAGGGCTATGCGCGCGCGATCGACTTCGACAACTCGCCGAACAAGACTTTCAGCTACCAGCCCGGTACCCTGTCGCGCACCGATGTGTCCGTCAACCAGCCGCTGCTGCAATCGACGCTGGCTGCGGGCGGCCTCTTCAACTCGGCCACGCCGATGGAGATCCTGACCAAGTCGGCAGCTGCCCAGACCAAGGCCGAGTGCTATGCGGCATTCCCGAACCTGAGCACGGCGCAGCGCAACGCCCTGATCGGCGGCAACAACTTGACCAATGCCATCAATGCGCGCAGCAACGAGCTGATCTCCTGCCTGAACCAGTGGAACGACTACTCGCCGTCGCTGGTGCGCTTCATTCAGAAGCGCCAGGAAGACAAGCGCAAGAACATCGACCTGCGGTTCGACTTCAAGGTGGACAACAACCTCAGCGTATATGGCAAGGTCAATTATTCCAAGCGCGAGGTGGACGACACTTTCATGACATACGGCCTTGGCGGCCTGAACGTCAATCCCGCCGTCACCAACAGCCCGACCTACAACGGCCTGGCGTTTACCGATACGGTGACCAACGGCAATGGCGTGCGCCGGCCGGTGGCAGGTTCCGGTTACTACCTGTACAACAACCCCAGCTATGTCAGCGGCGCCTACCCGTACCAGGGCGCGGTGGCCAACGTCGATCCGAGTTCGGTGGTGGTCGATGCCAATCACCACGTCACGCAGATGCGTATCAGCGACGCCAACGTCAACACCGACCAGATCTTCAATGCGATGGAGACCTCCACCCGCTACCTGCAGGCAGGCGGTACTTATCGCAACGGCGGGTTCGCCGCCGAATTCTTCGTGGGCGACTCCAAGTCCGACTGGCGCCGCGGCGACAAGCGCACCAACTGGAGCTACAACTACGGCCCGGCCGTGATGAAGGTGTTGCCGAACGGCTTGTGGACCTATGAGGCGGTACCTGGCAGTACGTTCAACCAGGCCGACCCGACCATTTACGCCGGTGTGCGTCCCGCCACCGTCGGCACCGCTGCCGTGCCGGCCGGCCCCAATGTGCCAGTGGCGATTCCCGCCTACACGGCCAACCAGATCCCGCTGACCACGCAGTCGCCGCAGATCACCTATTCGCCCAAAATGGCGGAAACCGCAGAGAAAACCGCCAAGGCCGACTTCAGCTACGCCCTCGGCGAAGCGGTGCCGTTCTTCAGCCGCATCAAGGCCGGTTTCAACCTGCGCACCACGTCCGGTGACAGCTGGGGAGCTGGCGGCAATACCGTGCAGAGCCAGGTAGGCGAATTCGGCAAGGCTGGCTATGTGCCGGCGGTGATCATCCCGAGCGCCAACGTACGCAGTTTCTTTACGGGTTGCACCGACACGCCGGGCTCGCTGGGCGCGGGCGGCCGGCCTTGCCAGACCGGTTACGTTGCCAACACCAATCCGGCAGCGGCCAATTCCGGCACCACTTACATGTCCCAGCAGCAGTTCCTGGACATCATTACGCAATCGATGAAGGCGCCGAACTCGACGTTCTTCAACGGCATGCCCGACCGTCCCGCCGGCATCATCAATGGCTGGAACCAGATCGACGTGGAAAAGGTGTTCCAGCTGGTGGGATCGCCAAACGTCAACTTCGACTGCGTCAAGGAATGCAAGGCCAACGACGGCAATGTGTATGCCCAGCCAGTCAACACGTTCAAGGAAAAAGTCACTTCCGGCTACCTGATGACCGACTTCAGCATGAGCGAAATCCCGTTTACCAACTGGTCGCTGCCGTTCGGCATGGAGCTTGACGGTAACTTCGGTTACCGCATGGTCCGCACCAAGATCACAGCCACCGGCAACATGGGCTTCACGTCGATCTATACCGTGCCAGGCGTGTACAACCCGTTGCGCCCGAACGATGCAGGCGGCACCATCACGGCCACCACCCGCAAGCCCACCACGTTCCACGCCAAGACCACCGACTACCTGCCGGTGCTGAACCTGTCGATGTGGCTGGTGCCGGACCAGGTAGTGGTGCGTTACAACCGCGCCAAGACCGTGGCGCGGCCGCCGGTCAATGCCCTGCTGCCAGTTGGCGATTGCACCTACGACCAGCGCCGCACCGGAATCGATGGCAACACCGAGCTGAACCAGACTTGCGGCAGCGTGATCGGCAACCCGGCCCTGCGCGCGCAAACCAACAAGAACCAGAATCTGGCGCTTGAGTGGTATCCGAACAGCGACACCAACCTGTCGCTCGCCGGCTTCCGCCAGGTCGGCATCGTGGGCGCCAACACCGTGGTCGGCCGCAGCGATGTGCGCATCTTCGACGGCACCGGCATCGTCGATCCGCAAACCGGCCAGCCGGTGGACAATATCGACTTCGACTACCGCACCTATGAAAACGGCCCGAACATCATCCGCAAGGGCGTGGAAGTGGGCGGCAAGACAGCCTTCACGTTCCTGCCGTGGATGCTGCGCTACACCGGCTTCGATTTCAACTACACCAAGCTGAAATCGTCGAACACCACGGCGCGCATCGTCGATCTGCTGACCGGCGAGGAACTGCCGCCGATGGGCGAGTCGAAATACACGTACAACGCCGCCCTGTGGTACGACGACGGCAAGTTCTCGGCACGGATCACGCTGCAAGCCGTAGGCCAGAAATTCACCTGCATTGCTGCCTGCGGCAAGAACACGGTGAACAACTATCCGAACGAAGGCGGCGGCCGCACCACCTTCGCGCCATACAACCCGGGTTCGCCGAACTTCAAGGACGCCACCCGTTACGTGGACGCCAAGATCTCGTACCGCATCAACAAGAACCTCGAGATCTTTGCCGAAGGCCGCAACCTGAATTTGTCGTCAACCACCAACAGCCAGGCCCACTACGCAGCGTTTGCGGATGGCACGCCAAGCATCCTCGACACCGCATATGCCGGCCGTCGCATCATGGTCGGTCTGAATTTACGTAACTAA
- the queE gene encoding 7-carboxy-7-deazaguanine synthase, with protein MTYSIKEIFYTLQGEGAHAGRPAVFCRFSGCNLWTGRESDRASAICQFCDTDFVGTDGEGGGKFKSPEELAATINALWPESYPASKYVVFTGGEPLLQLDAPLIAAMHAQGFTIAIETNGTLPVPEGVDWICVSPKVGSTLVVSRGSELKVVIPQTNQDLAAYEHLDFEHFYVQAMDGPLAAFNTTLAIETCKRHPKWKLSLQTHKLLQIP; from the coding sequence GTGACTTACAGCATCAAAGAGATTTTCTATACCTTGCAGGGCGAGGGCGCGCATGCCGGCCGGCCGGCCGTGTTCTGCCGCTTTTCCGGGTGTAACCTGTGGACCGGCCGCGAGAGCGACCGGGCCAGCGCCATCTGCCAGTTTTGCGATACCGACTTCGTCGGCACCGACGGTGAAGGCGGCGGCAAGTTCAAGTCGCCCGAGGAGCTGGCCGCCACCATCAATGCGCTGTGGCCCGAAAGTTATCCCGCCAGCAAATACGTGGTGTTTACCGGCGGCGAGCCGCTGCTGCAACTCGACGCGCCGCTGATCGCCGCCATGCATGCGCAAGGTTTTACGATTGCCATCGAGACCAATGGCACCTTGCCGGTACCCGAAGGCGTGGACTGGATTTGCGTCAGCCCCAAGGTGGGCTCCACCCTGGTGGTGTCCAGGGGCAGCGAATTGAAAGTCGTGATTCCGCAAACCAACCAGGACCTCGCTGCCTACGAACACCTCGATTTCGAACATTTCTACGTGCAGGCGATGGACGGTCCGCTGGCCGCCTTCAACACCACGCTGGCGATCGAGACCTGCAAGCGCCATCCGAAATGGAAACTGAGCTTGCAAACCCATAAACTTTTACAGATACCATAA
- the tadA gene encoding tRNA adenosine(34) deaminase TadA gives MPESLHDDFMKLALEQAQHAWDLGEVPVGAVVVKDGVVIATGYNQPIGKHDPTAHAEIVALRAAAEVLGNYRLPGCELYVTLEPCVMCSGAMMHARVAKIVYGAPDPKTGACGSVVNLFEQEQLNHHAQVTGGVLADACADLLKRFFAARRAQVAAARRAAAGSAQ, from the coding sequence ATGCCTGAATCCCTGCATGACGATTTCATGAAGCTGGCGCTGGAACAGGCCCAGCACGCATGGGATCTGGGCGAGGTGCCGGTGGGCGCGGTCGTGGTCAAGGATGGCGTGGTGATCGCCACCGGCTACAACCAGCCGATCGGCAAGCACGACCCCACCGCCCATGCCGAGATCGTCGCCCTGCGCGCCGCTGCCGAAGTGCTGGGCAACTACCGCCTGCCCGGCTGCGAGCTGTACGTGACGCTCGAACCGTGCGTGATGTGCTCGGGCGCCATGATGCACGCGCGCGTGGCGAAAATCGTGTACGGCGCGCCTGACCCCAAGACGGGCGCCTGCGGTTCGGTGGTCAACCTGTTCGAACAGGAGCAACTCAATCACCATGCGCAGGTGACCGGCGGCGTGCTGGCCGATGCCTGCGCCGATCTGCTCAAGCGTTTCTTTGCCGCCCGTCGCGCGCAAGTTGCCGCTGCCCGCCGCGCCGCAGCCGGGTCTGCGCAGTAA
- a CDS encoding sensor histidine kinase, which yields METAALLNEIDLIVAGMCLLAGLTLSLCWRQRHQHMALHRLQARLERERATREQAEQALADTRRQVCHLSASQQSLRDAERRRIARDLHDDLGQHLLTLGMELRALGASQPALGEIVDRIDGHVQHTLRAMRCVVRDLQPEALENGLEAAVNGQLAQFSRLSGIPCQLDVQPEVFDNRDAGVEKMIYRILQESLSNIARHAHATQVSVAIARAANRLDLTVQDNGVGMQAPPPSACRTGVRVGLRGIAERVAEAGGRFDVASTPGQGTALTMSFPLTTIH from the coding sequence ATGGAAACCGCTGCACTACTGAATGAAATCGACCTCATCGTGGCGGGCATGTGCCTGCTGGCCGGGTTGACCCTGTCCCTCTGCTGGCGCCAGCGCCACCAGCATATGGCACTGCACCGCCTGCAGGCGCGACTGGAGCGCGAACGCGCCACGCGCGAACAGGCCGAACAAGCGCTGGCCGATACCCGGCGCCAGGTGTGCCACCTGAGCGCCAGCCAGCAATCGCTGCGTGACGCCGAACGGCGCCGCATCGCCCGCGACCTGCACGACGACCTCGGCCAGCACCTGCTCACCCTGGGCATGGAACTGCGCGCACTGGGCGCCAGCCAGCCGGCGCTGGGAGAAATAGTGGACCGGATCGACGGCCATGTCCAGCACACCTTGCGCGCCATGCGCTGCGTGGTGCGCGACTTGCAACCGGAGGCGCTGGAAAACGGCCTGGAGGCGGCCGTCAACGGGCAACTGGCGCAATTTTCGCGCCTCTCCGGCATTCCCTGCCAGCTCGACGTCCAGCCCGAGGTATTCGACAACCGCGATGCCGGCGTTGAAAAAATGATCTACCGCATCCTGCAAGAGTCGCTCAGCAACATCGCCCGCCACGCTCATGCCACCCAGGTCTCGGTGGCGATCGCCCGCGCCGCCAACCGCCTCGACCTGACCGTGCAGGACAACGGCGTCGGCATGCAGGCGCCGCCTCCGTCCGCCTGCCGGACAGGCGTCCGGGTGGGCTTGCGCGGCATCGCCGAGCGCGTTGCCGAGGCGGGCGGGCGTTTCGATGTCGCCAGCACGCCCGGCCAGGGCACGGCGCTGACCATGTCCTTCCCGCTCACCACCATCCATTAA
- the ldcA gene encoding muramoyltetrapeptide carboxypeptidase: MNPPPTGIAIVAPSGLAPDADALDAGIVRLQQQGFIVHNYYDHAARHQRFGGTDEARVAQLHAAAANPAVKVVMALRGSYGMTRLLPHIDYQLLADSGKLFVGYSDFTALQMALMQATGHISFAGPMFCADFAPAELDDYTVAEFFNCLRGPQHRVLGAVADGASDNPEITVAGRLWGGNLAMLVSLLGTPYFPTIDDGILFLEDVGEHPYRVERMLLQLQQAGVLGRQRALVLGEFTAYKLGAYENGYDFEAMLAYVRATLPLPVLTGLPLGHVRRHTTLPFGGMAQLTSSPRGFTLTIADYPTL; the protein is encoded by the coding sequence TTGAACCCACCACCGACAGGCATCGCCATTGTCGCGCCAAGCGGCCTCGCGCCCGACGCCGACGCCCTCGACGCCGGCATCGTCCGCCTGCAGCAGCAGGGCTTTATCGTCCATAACTATTACGATCACGCCGCCCGCCACCAGCGCTTCGGCGGCACCGACGAAGCGCGCGTGGCGCAGCTGCACGCCGCCGCCGCCAACCCGGCGGTCAAGGTGGTGATGGCCTTGCGCGGCTCCTACGGCATGACCCGGCTGCTGCCGCACATCGATTACCAATTGCTGGCCGACAGCGGCAAGCTGTTCGTCGGCTACAGCGATTTCACCGCCTTGCAGATGGCCCTGATGCAGGCGACCGGCCACATCAGCTTTGCCGGCCCGATGTTCTGCGCCGATTTCGCACCGGCCGAGCTTGATGACTACACGGTCGCCGAGTTTTTCAATTGCCTGCGTGGCCCGCAGCACCGGGTGCTGGGCGCTGTGGCCGACGGCGCGTCCGATAACCCCGAGATCACGGTAGCGGGGCGGTTGTGGGGCGGCAACCTGGCGATGCTGGTTAGCCTGCTGGGCACGCCGTATTTCCCGACCATCGATGATGGCATCCTGTTCCTGGAAGACGTGGGCGAGCACCCGTACCGGGTGGAGCGTATGCTGTTGCAGCTGCAGCAGGCCGGCGTGCTGGGCCGGCAGCGCGCGCTGGTGCTCGGTGAGTTCACCGCCTATAAACTGGGCGCGTACGAGAACGGCTACGACTTCGAGGCCATGCTGGCCTACGTGCGCGCCACGCTGCCGCTGCCGGTGCTCACCGGCCTGCCGCTGGGCCATGTGCGGCGCCACACCACCTTGCCATTCGGCGGCATGGCGCAACTCACCTCGAGCCCACGCGGCTTCACCCTGACCATCGCCGACTATCCCACCTTGTAA
- a CDS encoding sensor domain-containing diguanylate cyclase — MMLHTTELSQANQQHGFALNMLQSLVIPTFVIDIDGKVIIWNAACERLTGVQAWEVLGTDNHWQAFYEDRRPTLADLVIEGSRQLATGTGRPARSGEADASLGSQNWCDMPRVGRRRFLAADASPILDASGKLLAVVETLRDVTDEKRAQVALEQLATCDGLTGLANRRCFDNTLQAEWQRALRQQQPLSLLMVDVDNFKQYNDAYGHLGGDECLQRIAAAVANEMRTNDLVARYGGEEFAVILPNQSLKGAAIVAERIRCRVEQLHLPNLGSQPHVVTVSIGAATALPSHDTDPSQLVATADSALYRAKHMGRNRISLPNSELLA; from the coding sequence ATGATGTTGCACACTACGGAATTGTCCCAGGCAAACCAGCAGCACGGCTTTGCGCTCAATATGTTGCAATCGCTGGTGATACCGACTTTCGTCATCGATATCGACGGCAAGGTGATCATCTGGAACGCCGCCTGCGAACGCCTGACCGGCGTGCAGGCGTGGGAGGTGCTGGGTACCGACAACCACTGGCAAGCGTTTTACGAAGACCGGCGCCCCACCCTGGCCGACCTGGTGATCGAAGGCAGCCGCCAGCTGGCGACAGGCACAGGCCGGCCGGCGCGCTCCGGCGAAGCCGACGCCAGCCTGGGCTCGCAAAACTGGTGCGACATGCCGCGCGTGGGAAGGCGCCGGTTCCTGGCGGCCGACGCCAGCCCGATACTCGACGCCAGCGGCAAGTTGCTGGCTGTGGTGGAAACCCTGCGCGATGTCACCGACGAAAAACGCGCCCAGGTGGCGCTGGAACAGCTGGCCACCTGCGACGGCCTGACCGGCCTGGCCAACCGCCGCTGCTTCGACAACACCCTGCAAGCGGAGTGGCAGCGCGCACTGCGCCAGCAGCAGCCATTGTCGTTGCTGATGGTGGACGTGGATAATTTCAAGCAGTACAACGATGCCTACGGCCACCTCGGTGGCGACGAATGCCTGCAGCGCATTGCCGCCGCCGTCGCCAACGAGATGCGCACCAACGACCTGGTAGCGCGCTACGGCGGTGAAGAATTCGCGGTGATCCTGCCCAACCAGTCGCTGAAAGGGGCGGCAATCGTGGCGGAACGGATCCGCTGCCGGGTCGAGCAACTGCACCTGCCCAACCTGGGCAGCCAGCCGCACGTGGTGACGGTAAGCATCGGCGCCGCCACCGCCCTGCCCTCGCACGATACCGATCCCAGCCAGTTGGTGGCGACGGCCGATTCGGCGCTGTACCGCGCCAAACACATGGGCCGCAACCGTATCAGCCTGCCCAATAGCGAATTGCTGGCTTGA
- the queD gene encoding 6-carboxytetrahydropterin synthase QueD, protein MLTITRKLEFDAGHRIPDHKSQCRNLHGHRYTLEITLTGAIITAEGNSDNGMIMDFSDVKTLAKQHLVDVWDHAFIVYEKDTAVREFLASLPDHKTVVIDRIPTVENLAHVAFGILKAAFTDRFGTGLRLHKLVLHETPNCWAEITDA, encoded by the coding sequence ATGCTCACCATTACCCGCAAGCTGGAGTTCGACGCCGGCCACCGTATTCCCGACCACAAAAGCCAGTGCCGCAACCTGCACGGCCACCGCTACACGCTGGAAATCACGCTCACCGGCGCGATCATCACCGCCGAAGGCAATTCCGACAACGGCATGATCATGGACTTTTCCGACGTCAAGACGCTGGCCAAGCAGCACCTGGTCGATGTGTGGGACCACGCCTTCATCGTTTATGAGAAGGACACGGCGGTGCGTGAATTCCTGGCCAGCCTGCCCGACCACAAGACCGTCGTGATCGACCGTATTCCTACCGTGGAAAACCTGGCCCACGTGGCATTCGGCATCCTCAAGGCAGCGTTCACCGACCGTTTCGGCACCGGCCTGCGCCTGCACAAGCTGGTGCTGCACGAAACCCCGAACTGCTGGGCCGAGATCACCGATGCCTGA